The Phlebotomus papatasi isolate M1 chromosome 3, Ppap_2.1, whole genome shotgun sequence genomic sequence aaatcaagTTATTcgacttactgtgttatcacacttacacaataaaattttaatatgattcacattaattgtcgctggtgagagtccaaatgtgtaatttgtgtgtttgaatcattttatattcaaaatttgatcaatttgttgataaaaaagtagacttggcccgcaaaatttgatataaattgatttatagcattaatgcgaaaaattaatgcgattttctctttaattttttaatgtgaaaaatatttatgctttaggtaaatttaaacttatttttgcaggccaagtccacttctttatcattaaatagaaaaaccccaaatattaagtgactcaaagacacaaataacatatttggaggctcacaagcgacaattaatgtgaatcacattaaaattttaatgtgcaagtgtgataacgccgttatattctgacaagacgaaatgtaattttaaatcttttttcttaggattaagggaaagtaaaTGATCGATTTTTCATagtgaattttccaaatttcaggTAACAGTGACATTCAGGTTATTCAAGCAGCTATCAATTCTTATCATTCGTACACATGCATTAGCTTTGTGGAGCGTCAAGCGAGTCATCGGGATTATGTGAGTATCCAGAACACGGGAACTGGATGCTGGTCAAGTGTAGGACGCATCGGAGGTGGTCAGATCGTGAACCTACAATCTCCCGGATGCACAGTTAAAGTGGGCACAGTAATTCACGAATTGATGCATGCCATCGGCTTCCTGCATGAGCAAAACCGCGAAGATAGGAACAACTATGTGCAGATTCTGACAGATAACATCCAGTTTGGCTTCGAAGCGGATTTCCAGCCAGCCGCTTCTGGAAGCACCAATGACTTTGGGGTAGCCTATGATTACTCCAGTGTTATGCACTACTCAAGTACAGCATTCTCTAAGAATGGACTGCCAACAATTGTACCTGTGTTGCCATTCACGGGCGAAATGGGTCAGAGGGAGGGATTTGCAGAGAGTGATGTGGCTAAAATTAGACGAATGTACAGCTGTCCTGGTCAAGATACTCAGCAAGGTACTGAGGAAGTGCTTGGGGATGTGTGGGCGATGATATTCAGTCCGCCTCGTGGCAAACGCCAAATTAGAAGAAGAATTCATTTGAAGAAATCACTGAAGAAGAAACAATCAATTGCAATATCTCTGTCCTCACCTACGACAATCTCCCGTGTGAAGAGTCTTAAAATAAAGTTGCCGTGAACTTACATGAAAGCCAGGAGTGTTTATCGAAGCACCTGATCTGTGATCATCACCTGATGAGACACAACCGAGATACAATCTTTGCTCAGACGATCATTTATTTCAGCATGTTTTTCGAAAAATGTCTCCTCTAA encodes the following:
- the LOC129806723 gene encoding hatching enzyme 1.2-like, whose protein sequence is MESTSDDFLLLLLIILCGSSAQELEQSEEKVIDLSHYGAMLYGNPSTVNGRRLDRWRKASEKGNPEEQGAYVEGDILIPSTHVRNGLRSQSSYWPSGIVPLEVIGPFSNSDIQVIQAAINSYHSYTCISFVERQASHRDYVSIQNTGTGCWSSVGRIGGGQIVNLQSPGCTVKVGTVIHELMHAIGFLHEQNREDRNNYVQILTDNIQFGFEADFQPAASGSTNDFGVAYDYSSVMHYSSTAFSKNGLPTIVPVLPFTGEMGQREGFAESDVAKIRRMYSCPGQDTQQGTEEVLGDVWAMIFSPPRGKRQIRRRIHLKKSLKKKQSIAISLSSPTTISRVKSLKIKLP